A genomic window from Erpetoichthys calabaricus chromosome 17, fErpCal1.3, whole genome shotgun sequence includes:
- the znf1035 gene encoding zinc finger protein 1035, whose protein sequence is MATQCRKGGKQININHHCSVDKGPYKCPICLKEFKYSFTRTSHLRKLCFKNFCRQEKETMNRQQGSTNKFFKCPICPKTFTVSSNRTRHLVAQCLKSLIVRDRLRQAQHKTHGTERPFKCPYCPKSFYHSSNKCRHMRIHKNNNTEKIQESSALEQIPVKESSSSNPPEEKTVVEEAYRSMYLKLKYGVVSCKICKKEFKSPSAFKVHWRTHSGERPYECTECKKRFVQRPHLQRHLLIHGKRNQCLKCKKVFNTLSELVKHRRVHLKSSVPPCTNCSKTFKSHSELSRHQCNLYENVFLCEICEKNFENADQLIQHLQCHVGQTEFKCVTCNEIFDTPRALKIHRHRHTSMKETKYPCKLCGKVFWWKSNLRRHILIHTGFKVFCCNKCGKRFSKNYSLKIHLSKCGAQAPNEEKEVTVENDVPGQLCKDVFERRSVKIPCMFKCTFCFKSFNWKSGLYRHLKKHEGEKKYRCQKCDRAFFRKDHFQKHLYSCKDRKDYCNLSKPKVKPDSSVNSSEASLKNLQNDKWYQMHYNNNGLYACKLCSKTFAKKGAFSRHVQTHSGLKLFSCSNCTRSYSRSDNLKHHMKYCVGPNLTNLPDDKPLEAYSILGEGTNESSKLDMDDAHSSKEVMTDVSVFSISETVSQDSDPKKKEVEKEVKWDESFLLKKGVKKGISQSSLKDHTCPYCAAQFTAKMSLIRHIRLHTNEKPYSCIKCGKKFSRNDVCLSHQSNCVEVNVCDQDDSSTHVSQILKINENAKISKEASSKQREYKCKFCTMSFQWSKSLRRHILTHTDVKPYRCEKCDSCFARYDYLKFHQIRCRNQKKQADVFQDKGLVTAEDNSIAPECQSLETIVRHKCETCNKNFYTKSDLLRHTAMMHLKNKPFSCSLCGNQFTKMDSIKSHLKSCKAALKIVSTTVENDSKRASNLETLEESAQKTDDSSSPKLLRHIENTACRETSKLLKRIESHLTNKKLFLCNYCKKTFSAKEALKRHFRTHTGEKPFKCDRCGERFMRRDYLQRHMTKCFLYIQKSADNGSATHEQALCDKCGVFFTRQEYLGHHAHNCIGETKSSETGAVKAQEENDHHAIPLEGDGFICADCGEEFVGFLQLQEHRNTVHIGVNHSESDVPQKKTLHLPSSPLKTTFINGVSIKQEVLDEEYGLYCSNQPKIVQLPVSPLSKVIKKNNPIVMKNSAKPFKCQFCPKQFSSHGHAKEHIRTHTGEKPFSCNMCTERFFRKDYLMRHIKRCVLAQSPVTSSDVSNNSLKQEPMDSSRQYSTNTVVVINSGPKATGTGVLQTGFSCKVSGDSETMVHEKRHSSRLEKRYDCSECDQSFTDSLSLSNHLREHGKSLYDEELNKNKHVCSYCGLSFKFRSLLQRHQEKHSGNLPYKCPHCPRSFRFPSEFNRHSSSHGRVFSCKFCNKRFADKLVLRQHQNSSHGSLLYRCADCGSGYANRRLYNQHRRKVHGDALENIILPKLQNPVHLEIANVCNEQQLNEHVGVEVRADEQQGVEKQEGEGEDDDAADHDEENEDEDSDSAPYFPCHVCGKTFTTSESLEDHQRCHLGEKPHECAECGKCFFQQSHLQQHQRTHEKTFQCLPCGKGFISLGALRKHRRSHTKKRPFHCTKCPQRFTRSAHLVEHMATHSDETFPCDICGRTFSCRVSRDQHRKTHSEPSGDTDQGEYSSHLLNTDFVGSSETQPPPLISPQVAHLSPVKSTNESDQLNISETSANDLKYSCLICKKRFRYPSKLLEHQKYHAGERPYSCLDCGKRFVHGTQLKKHQLSHQLSRPKHHQCNTCGKVFSNLSAFISHQKQHMSEDGFKCTECSKTFKNLSDFSQHCLIHKGEKPFKCHTCGMRFIRKSNLTVHQKKHVGQTQYECTECDGNFLGLESFKQHHCVRMQRHLQLAMQFKDSEASSQEHTNAWEDENESSSAESSFFCHICSKSFSSFAKLEEHQHLHRVERPFECSECDKRFYTAGHLRKHQESHERQYQCDKCPQGFSSVRAFLQHQNLHGSDRPHQCDTCLKRFVSTSDLAKHLRKHAEENSFQCDMCWKTFSQASYLKRHQESHVGEVVYECTECDKAFASFQLLQQHQNVHAMGHLDKMLTESPLESVDGCQRDSNL, encoded by the coding sequence ATGCAGGCATATGCGTatccacaaaaataataatacagaaaagATTCAAGAGTCTTCTGCATTGGAGCAGATACCTGTGAAAGAATCAAGTTCTTCAAATCCACCAGAAGAGAAAACTGTAGTTGAGGAAGCATACCGCTCCATGTACTTAAAATTAAAGTATGGAGTGGTCTCTTGCAAAATTTGTAAGAAAGAGTTCAAGAGTCCCTCTGCCTTTAAAGTTCATTGGCGCACACACAGTGGAGAACGTCCATATGAGTGTACTGAGTGCAAAAAACGATTTGTTCAGCGGCCTCATTTACAACGGCATTTGCTAATTCATGGCAAGCGTAATCAGTGCCTTAAATGCAAAAAGGTTTTTAACACATTGAGTGAATTGGTGAAGCACCGCCGAGTTCACTTAAAAAGCAGTGTTCCTCCGTGCACAAACTGTTCCAAAACCTTTAAGTCTCATTCAGAGTTGTCAAGACATCAGTGCAATCTAtatgaaaatgtctttttatgtgaaatatgtgaaaagaattttgaaaatgcCGACCAGCTTATTCAGCATCTTCAGTGCCATGTTGGACAAACAGAATTCAAATGCGTTACATGCAATGAGATATTTGACACTCCCAGAGCTCTGAAAATTCATAGACATAGGCACACATCTATGAAAGAGACCAAATATCCATGTAAATTATGTGGTAAAGTGTTCTGGTGGAAATCTAACCTGAGAAGACATATTCTGATCCATACAGGTTTTAAAGTGTTTTGCTGTAACAAGTGTGGGAAACGTTTTTCAAAGAATTATAGTTTGAAAATTCATCTGTCTAAATGTGGTGCCCAAGCaccaaatgaagaaaaagaagtaacAGTGGAAAATGATGTTCCAGGTCAATTATGCAAGGATGTCTTTGAAAGAAGGTCTGTAAAAATACCATGTATGTTTAAGTGCACATTTTGTTTTAAGAGCTTCAACTGGAAAAGTGGCCTTTATCGGCATCTTAAGAAGCATGAAGGTGAAAAAAAGTATCGTTGCCAGAAGTGTGATCGAGCTTTCTTTCGCAAAGATCATTTTCAAAAACATCTATATTCTTGCAAGGATCGTAAGGATTATTGTAATTTATCTAAACCAAAGGTTAAGCCAGATTCTTCAGTCAATTCCTCAGAAGCAAGTTTGAAAAATCTTCAAAACGATAAATGGTATCAGATGCACTACAATAACAATGGACTGTATGCCTGCAAACTTTGCTCCAAGACTTTCGCCAAAAAAGGGGCTTTTAGCAGACATGTTCAGACTCATTCTGGACTAAAACTGTTCTCTTGCAGTAATTGTACACGGTCCTATTCTCGCAGTGACAACCTGAAGCATCACATGAAGTACTGCGTTGGTCCAAACCTGACAAACTTGCCAGATGACAAACCTTTGGAAGCCTACAGCATTTTAGGAGAAGGCACCAATGAGTCCTCAAAGCTAGATATGGATGATGCTCACTCTAGCAAAGAAGTGATGACAGATGTATCTgttttcagtatttcagaaacagtttcccAAGATTCTGATCCAAAGAAAAAGGAAGTCGAAAAGGAAGTTAAATGGGATGAATCGTTTCTGCTAAAAAAAGGGGTGAAGAAAGGCATTAGTCAAAGTTCCCTAAAAGATCATACATGCCCATACTGTGCTGCACAATTTACTGCTAAAATGAGTTTAATCAGGCATATTAGGTTGCACACAAATGAGAAACCGTACTCCTGCATCAAGTGTGGGAAAAAGTTTTCGAGGAATGATGTATgtttgtctcatcaatccaaTTGCGTGGAAGTAAATGTTTGTGATCAGGATGATTCCTCCACCCATGTTTCACAAAtcttaaaaatcaatgaaaatgccAAAATCTCCAAGGAAGCATCAAGCAAGCAGCGAGAATACAAGTGCAAATTTTGCACCATGAGTTTTCAGTGGTCCAAAAGCTTAAGACGACACATCTTGACACATACAGATGTGAAACCGTATCGATGTGAAAAATGTGACAGCTGTTTTGCACGTTATGACTACCTTAAGTTCCATCAAATTAGGTGtagaaatcaaaagaaacaagCTGATGTTTTTCAGGATAAAGGTCTAGTTACAGCTGAGGACAACAGCATTGCTCCTGAGTGTCAGAGCCTGGAAACTATTGTGCGACATAAATGTGAAACCTGTAATAAGAACTTTTATACCAAATCAGATTTATTACGACACACAGCTATGATGCATTTGAAAAACAAGCCTTTCAGTTGCTCGTTGTGTGGAAATCAGTTCACCAAAATGGACTCTATTAAATCCCATCTGAAAAGCTGTAAAGCTGCCCTAAAAATTGTTTCCACTACAGTAGAAAACGACTCTAAAAGGGCTAGCAACCTAGAGACACTTGAAGAGAGTGCTCAAAAGACTGATGATAGCAGCTCCCCCAAGCTACTGAGGCACATAGAAAACACAGCATGTCGTGAGACAAGTAAACTTCTGAAGAGGATTGAATCTCACTTAACTAATAAGAAACTGTTTTTATGTAACTACTGCAAAAAGACATTCAGTGCCAAGGAAGCACTTAAGAGGCACTTTCGgactcacactggagaaaaaccattTAAATGTGATCGTTGTGGAGAACGTTTCATGAGGCGAGATTATCTGCAAAGGCATATGACAAAATGTTTCCTGTATATTCAGAAAAGTGCTGATAATGGCAGTGCAACACATGAGCAGGCTCTTTGTGATAAATGTGGTGTTTTCTTCACAAGACAGGAATATCTTGGACACCATGCACATAACTGCATAGGGGAGACAAAGTCTTCTGAAACTGGTGCTGTAAAAGCACAGGAAGAAAATGACCACCATGCTATTCCTCTGGAGGGAGATGGATTTATTTGTGCAGATTGTGGTGAAGAATTTGTTGGTTTTTTGCAACTGCAGGAGCACCGAAATACCGTGCACATAGGAGTGAACCATTCAGAATCGGATGTACCACAAAAAAAGACGCTGCATTTACCATCAAGTCCACTTAAGACAACATTTATAAATGGTGTGAGCATAAAGCAAGAAGTCTTAGATGAAGAGTATGGACTGTATTGTTCAAACCAACCAAAAATAGTCCAGCTGCCTGTTTCACCTCTTAGTaaggttattaaaaaaaacaatccaatagtGATGAAGAACTCTGCAAAGCCATTTAAATGCCAGTTCTGCCCAAAACAGTTCTCAAGTCATGGACATGCAAAAGAGCATATTCGtactcacactggagagaagcccttTTCATGCAATATGTGTACAGAGAGATTTTTTCGCAAGGACTATCTTATGAGGCATATAAAAAGATGTGTACTTGCACAAAGTCCTGTGACGAGCAGTGACGTGTCTAATAACTCTCTGAAACAGGAACCCATGGATTCCTCACGCCAGTATTCGACTAATACAGTAGTGGTGATTAACAGTGGTCCAAAAGCCACAGGAACTGGAGTACTTCAGACTGGATTCTCTTGTAAAGTGAGTGGAGATTCTGAAACAATGGTGCATGAAAAACGACACTCATCAAGACTAGAAAAACGATACGATTGTTCAGAATGTGACCAGAGTTTTACAGATAGTTTAAGTCTTTCAAATCATTTGAGGGAACATGGAAAGAGTTTATATGATGAAGAGTTGAACAAGAACAAACATGTGTGTTCCTACTGTGGTCTGAGTTTCAAATTTCGTAGTCTTCTTCAGAGGCACCAAGAAAAACACAGTGGAAACCTACCATATAAGTGCCCACACTGCCCAAGAAGTTTTAGGTTCCCTTCAGAGTTTAATCGGCATAGCAGTAGCCATGGCAGAGTTTTTTCATGCAAATTTTGTAACAAGCGATTTGCTGATAAGCTTGTCTTGAGGCAACATCAAAACTCCAGCCATGGTTCTTTGCTATACAGATGTGCAGACTGTGGAAGTGGCTATGCAAATAGGAGATTATATAATCAGCACAGGCGCAAAGTTCATGGTGAtgcattagaaaacataattctTCCAAAACTGCAGAATCCTGTTCATCTTGAGATTGCAAATGTGTGTAATGAACAACAATTGAATGAGCATGTTGGTGTGGAGGTGAGAGCAGATGAGCAGCAGGGTGTGGAGAAACAGGAAGGCGAGGGGGAAGATGACGATGCTGCAGATCATGATGAGGAGAACGAAGATGAAGATTCTGATTCTGCTCCCTATTTTCCTTGTCACGTCTGTGGGAAAACCTTCACCACATCTGAAAGTTTAGAAGATCATCAGCGGTGCCATCTTGGAGAAAAGCCCCATGAGTGTGCAGAGTGTGGAAAATGTTTCTTCCAACAGTCCCATCTTCAGCAGCATCAGCGCACCCATGAAAAAACTTTTCAGTGCCTGCCATGTGGCAAAGGTTTCATTTCGCTGGGAGCACTCCGCAAGCATAGGCGTAGTCATACAAAGAAGCGTCCCTTCCATTGTACGAAGTGTCCACAGCGCTTCACAAGGTCAGCACACCTGGTGGAACACATGGCCACTCATTCTGATGAGACATTTCCATGCGACATCTGTGGCAGGACATTTTCTTGTAGAGTCAGCCGGGATCAGCACAGAAAAACTCACTCTGAACCATCAGGTGATACGGACCAAGGTGAATATTCCTCACATTTGTTGAACACTGACTTTGTGGGTTCCAGTGAGACTCAACCACCACCTCTGATTTCCCCACAAGTTGCACATTTAAGCCCTGTAAAATCAACAAATGAAAGTGACCAGTTAAATATTTCAGAGACAAGTGCAAATGACCTGAAGTATTCTTGTCTGATATGTAAAAAAAGATTTCGGTATCCCAGCAAGCTATTAGAACATCAAAAGTACCATGCTGGAGAAAGGCCATATTCATGCTTAGATTGTGGCAAACGATTTGTTCATGGTACTCAACTGAAAAAACACCAGCTTAGCCACCAGCTCTCTCGGCCAAAGCATCATCAGTGTAATACTTGTGGAAAAGTCTTCAGTAATCTGAGTGCATTCATAAGCCACCAGAAGCAGCATATGAGTGAAGATGGGTTTAAGTGCACTGAGTGttctaagacatttaaaaatctaTCTGACTTCTCACAGCACTGTCTGATCCATAAGGGAGAAAAACCGTTCAAGTGCCATACCTGTGGTATGCGGTTCATACGCAAGAGTAATTTGACAGTGCACCAGAAGAAGCATGTTGGGCAGACTCAGTATGAGTGCACAGAATGTGATGGCAATTTCCTGGGATTGGAATCATTTAAGCAGCATCACTGTGTTCGGATGCAGAGGCATCTACAACTTGCTATGCAGTTCAAAGATTCAGAGGCCTCCAGCCAGGAGCACACAAATGCCTGGGAGGACGAAAATGAGAGTAGCAGTGCCGAGTCTTCATTCTTTTGTCACATATGCAGCAAAAGTTTCTCTTCATTTGCAAAACTCGAGGAGCACCAGCATCTTCATAGAGTGGAAAGACCTTTTGAatgttctgaatgtgacaaacGTTTCTACACAGCTGGTCATTTGAGGAAGCATCAGGAAAGTCATGAAAGACAATATCAGTGTGATAAATGCCCACAAGGATTTAGCAGTGTTCGTGCCTTTTTGCAGCACCAGAACCTGCATGGTTCAGACAGGCCGCACCAGTGTGACACTTGTTTAAAACGTTTTGTCTCTACCTCCGACCTAGCAAAGCATCTCCGCAAACATGCAGAGGAGAACAGTTTTCAGTGCGACATGTGCTGGAAAACCTTTAGCCAGGCCTCGTACCTCAAGCGGCATCAGGAGTCGCATGTTGGCGAGGTGGTTTATGAGTGCACAGAATGCGACAAGGCATTTGCCTCTTTTCAGCTGCTGCAGCAACATCAGAATGTGCATGCTATGGGCCACCTGGATAAaatgttgactgaaagtcctctgGAATCTGTGGACGGCTGCCAAAGAGACAGCAATCTGTAG